Within the Aspergillus luchuensis IFO 4308 DNA, chromosome 5, nearly complete sequence genome, the region TCGGTCTTATGTTCTATTATAAGATGGACGATGCGGAAGCTGAATGTACTCATCACGCTTTTAAGACTGGAGAATGCAACTGTAATACCAGCATACCATAAACCTATATTTTAATCCCAATCACTAGTCACTACTAGTTCTTAAGGTAGTTCAAGATGATTAATCCGCGGAATCCTCGGCCGCTGACAGGAGTCAATCCGtcatctcatcctcactgCCACATACCCATCCTTTCTCCCCTCATCCAGGAggcttactactacttaccaaccgaccaaccaaccaaccatgcTTATCCTCCGGGGCGTCAGGGTCCCCTAAAACCCGAGCACATCAGTCAGCTAAATACTAACTGACCTACTTCATCTATCCATCAGAACTGAGTCTCTATCCTCAACATGACCACACTAATGACCCAACCCTGAATCAAAGACTCAAAAGTCGTCAGTCAGACTGGCGTCATGGTCCCGGAGAAACGAGGAAAAGAGACCCGATAGCAAGCAGTGGTGTAttcactaactaactaaccttCTCAACACTTTGATTTTGGTTTTCTTATCGCGGGGTCTATGACTGCGCTATAGTGTACTTTACTTACTCACTCACTCAGCTCTCACTTCATCGGGATCATATTACCTAGCTAcctggatagatagataggtagtTTGTAACGTGAGTATAcccctacctacctaccctATTCATACAATATCTCAGCTACTAACAATGAATAAGACCATCGCAACACCACTACATACATCATGGTCCAAGTATCCTCACTAGCATTAGTAGGCTATCTAGCTCCAGTGCTCGTGACGTTTCTGCTTTTTATAACatggtatgtatgtcttTCCACCCCTTTATTAGGTGTATATATACCCTCCATGCAATCAAAGAAAGAACATGTAATTAAATCAAGATAAAACTACAGGCTCATCCTCGGCACCCGCCGTCGCCGTCGCCGTCGTCGTCGCCTCTACGGCTCTACATACCCCTACTCGGACGCCGAaatggcggcggcggcggggggaCAACGTAATCCCCGGATCGTGATCTCACAGCAGCTCATCGAGGTACTTTATCCGCAGGTGAAGTACAAGTACTGGTTGGCTGGGAAGCAgaatgagcagcagcagcagcagcaggaacagcagcagaaggaggatCTACCATCGGGTGCGATAGCACAAGTGAGATCGACGTCCGGAGATAATACTTCTGGTAAATCAGCAGTGAACACCAACATCAACGATAGCCaagaaagagacaaagaCACAGAAGATGCAGATACAAGCGGAGACAACCACCGCACGTGCGCAATATGCATAGACCAGTTCGCGGATGACGACGAGATCCGATCGCTGCCGTGTCGACATATCTTCCATACGGTGTGTCTGGATCCGTGGGTTACGAAGAAGAATGCGTTTTGTCCACTGTGTAAGAGGGCTTTGTGTGGGGTAAagaaggggggtggaggggataGGAGGAGTTGgccttggaggagaggatcgCAGAG harbors:
- a CDS encoding putative RING finger protein (COG:O;~EggNog:ENOG410PG37;~InterPro:IPR001841,IPR013083;~PFAM:PF17123,PF13923,PF00097,PF13639;~TransMembrane:1 (o6-29i)), with protein sequence MVQVSSLALVGYLAPVLVTFLLFITWLILGTRRRRRRRRRLYGSTYPYSDAEMAAAAGGQRNPRIVISQQLIEVLYPQVKYKYWLAGKQNEQQQQQQEQQQKEDLPSGAIAQVRSTSGDNTSGKSAVNTNINDSQERDKDTEDADTSGDNHRTCAICIDQFADDDEIRSLPCRHIFHTVCLDPWVTKKNAFCPLCKRALCGVKKGGGGDRRSWPWRRGSQRASARVVSVSVPEAAVVRGSV